A genomic window from Gossypium hirsutum isolate 1008001.06 chromosome D12, Gossypium_hirsutum_v2.1, whole genome shotgun sequence includes:
- the LOC107946736 gene encoding NAC domain-containing protein 86 (The RefSeq protein has 1 substitution compared to this genomic sequence) has product MGGASLPPGFRFHPTDEELIGYYLKRKTEGLEIELEVIPVIDLYKFDPWDLPEKSFLPKRDLEWFFFCPRDRKYPNGSRTNRATKAGYWKATGKDRKVVCQSDVTGYRKTLVFYRGRAPLGDRTDWIMHEYRLSDEPSQGSTNQGAFALCRVVKRNEPKASDARGEPKATKVGSSSTNVILPVPRTCNSGNISCQASYPNRESHYTSSEVMRVPPFEPVSVNSDPRGVWVSPDLILDSSKDYPQTCESTAQYFPQYEFPSSLTPWQQYEQIDFSPSSSYSNFGEIEHDDLSRIGYMSPYSGHANYMDFYGNEGNDQTGLFNYMNPF; this is encoded by the exons ATGGGAGGGGCTTCACTGCCACCAGGTTTTCGGTTCCATCCCACTGACGAAGAACTGATAGGTTattacttgaaaagaaaaactgaaGGCCTTGAAATTGAGCTTGAAGTGATTCCTGTGATCGATTTGTACAAGTTTGATCCTTGGGACTTACCAG AGAAGTCGTTCCTTCCGAAACGAGATTTGGAATGGTTCTTTTTTTGTCCCAGGGATCGAAAGTACCCGAACGGTTCGAGAACGAACCGAGCCACCAAAGCTGGCTACTGGAAAGCTACCGGGAAAGACAGGAAAGTGGTGTGTCAATCTGATGTGACTGGTTACCGTAAGACCCTAGTTTTCTACCGTGGACGTGCCCCTTTAGGGGATCGAACGGATTGGATCATGCATGAGTATCGCCTCTCCGATGAGCCTTCTCAAGGATCAACTAATCAG GGTGCTTTTGCCTTGTGCCGTGTTGTGAAAAGGAATGAGCCAAAAGCAAGTGATGCTCGAGGAGAACCAAAAGCCACTAAGGTCGGAAGCAGTTCGACCAATGTCATACTTCCTGTACCAAGGACCTGTAATTCTGGTAACATTTCTTGTCAAGCAAGTTACCCTAACAGAGAGAGCCATTACACTTCTAGTGAAGTCATGCGAGTGCCACCATTTGAGCCTGTTTCTGTCAATAGCGATCCACGCGGTGTTTGGGTCTCACCTGATCTAATTCTTGATTCTTCAAAG GACTATCCGCAAACATGTGAATCAACAGCCCAATACTTCCCACAGTATGAGTTTCCGAGCTCACTGACACCGTGGCAGCAATATGAACAGACTGACTTCTCCCCTAGTTCATCCTACTCAAATTTCGGGGAAATCGAACATGATGATCTCAGTCGCATTGGCTACATGTCACCTTACTCAGGACATGCAAATTACATGGACTTCTATGGCAATGAAGGCAATGACCAGACTGGTTTATTCAACTACATGAACCCTTTCTGA